Proteins from one Podospora pseudocomata strain CBS 415.72m chromosome 4, whole genome shotgun sequence genomic window:
- a CDS encoding hypothetical protein (EggNog:ENOG503Q64Y; COG:M) — protein sequence MVESGERVTRAYTALHIAAGRGHLEIVTLLLDHGADLQRQSTGFCGCSPPRSEWEEIECEWAYDYQKGGEETWSPLHVALCSNNDEVAQLLISRGANVRNTGSLKWSVYHQLAFYGKLDFLRNVLDRHPVQVAEIRDVDETTPLIYACLGHHVDSLVPFFLSYGERINGKTYISLCFQNVVFANPLGQAFALGYLQDALQLLKYGSDPTDDIQVETSEAPVDRVSWTPPLVMCCLPGLSNDKSQEDARLKLLRRLVNPEGPFDWHIPGPYDGPGYYPSVATFLSLAAWCSIKGLVKTLLEAGVDVNSCDNLDRNALMTLLGDVFSWEADQLVLRGHFHFPQEMEDNEYYDSVLEMVRLLLDTGIHPNYQDAFGRTVLHPLFMAQPSWRPDRLKPDEAGEIVGLLLAKGADPLIREKQGCSALRRAVRSKCKWALEVMCRTCRFELRDAFPTHDEVFDVLVDCDYDRRPGFELPRNRDVEGGAYDELAEYCGYRRAKDYDRVRTHHYSDYPLESVDSSGRFFCSKSQTEELVQFLCNLDRTASCD from the coding sequence ATGGTCGAGTCGGGCGAGAGGGTTACTCGTGCATACACCGCGTTGCACATAGCGGCCGGGCGGGGGCATCTCGAAATCGTGACACTCTTGTTGGACCATGGCGCTGATCTCCAACGCCAGTCTACAGGGTTCTGCGGTTGCTCGCCTCCGCGTTCGGAATGGGAGGAGATTGAATGCGAATGGGCCTACGACTACCAGAAGGGTGGAGAAGAGACATGGTCACCACTCCACGTTGCCTTGTGCTCTAATAATGACGAAGTAGCTCAGCTCCTCATCTCGCGCGGGGCTAACGTCAGAAACACGGGCAGCTTGAAGTGGTCTGTATATCACCAATTGGCTTTTTACGGCAAGCTCGACTTCCTCCGCAATGTCCTAGACCGGCACCCCGTGCAGGTTGCCGAGATTCGCGACGTAGACGAGACAACTCCATTGATCTATGCCTGCTTGGGGCACCATGTCGACTCTCTCGTTCCGTTTTTCCTCAGTTATGGTGAGAGAATCAACGGGAAAACCTACATTAGCCTTTGTTTCCAAAATGTGGTCTTTGCGAATCCACTGGGCCAGGCATTTGCTTTGGGCTACTTACAAGAcgctctccagcttctcaaaTACGGTTCCGATCCGACAGACGACATTCAGGTGGAAACGTCTGAGGCTCCAGTTGACAGGGTATCATGGACTCCTCCGTTAGTTATGTGCTGTTTGCCGGGACTCAGTAATGACAAATCACAAGAAGATGCCCGCCTCAAGCTACTACGTAGACTGGTCAATCCCGAAGGCCCTTTCGATTGGCATATTCCGGGGCCCTATGATGGCCCTGGATACTACCCCTCTGTCGCcacttttctttctttggcTGCTTGGTGTTCTATCAAGGGGCTTGTCAAGACGTTATTAGAAGCCGGCGTCGACGTCAATTCGTGTGACAACCTGGATAGGAATGCGTTGATGACGTTGCTGGGCGACGTGTTTTCATGGGAGGCAGACCAGCTGGTGCTTCGCGGTCATTTCCATTTCCCTCAAGAAATGGAAGACAACGAGTACTACGACTCTGTTCTTGAGATGGTTCGTCTGCTGCTAGATACCGGAATTCATCCTAACTATCAGGACGCGTTTGGAAGAACTGTGCTGCACCCCCTGTTTATGGCGCAGCCCAGCTGGCGACCAGACCGGTTGAAGCCTGACGAGGCAGGGGAAATCGTTGGATTGCTTCTTGCAAAAGGCGCAGACCCCCTGATTCGAGAGAAGCAGGGCTGCTCCGCCCTAAGGAGAGCCGTCAGGAGCAAATGCAAATGGGCTCTGGAGGTCATGTGCCGGACATGCCGGTTTGAACTGAGGGACGCTTTCCCCACTCACGACGAGGTGTTTGATGTGTTGGTCGACTGCGACTACGACCGACGACCTGGATTCGAATTGCCGCGAAATCgtgatgtggaggggggtgcgTACGACGAGCTCGCAGAGTATTGCGGTTACAGACGCGCAAAGGATTATGATCGTGTACGTACACATCACTACAGTGATTATCCACTTGAGTCTGTTGATTCGAGTGGGCGATTTTTCTGCAGCAAGAGCCAGACCGAAGAGCTGGTCCAGTTTCTGTGCAATCTCGACCGCACAGCCAGTTGCGATTGA
- the DBP3 gene encoding RNA-dependent ATPase (COG:A; EggNog:ENOG503NV0I; BUSCO:EOG092625P1) produces the protein MSAGKKHARPDGEEQAVRSSKKAKTDEVANATTDADGSDLKAEKKKQKKDKKGKEKRERGEKKERKENKENKEDADKQQDTEIPDADADAESGPKAEKTDKKKDKKKSNKSKSSEEPIASASDDEIKAYLTKEEIKIEDPSNSPLQPILKFTQLPTSKLIAKKPFAAYNAPTPIQAASWPFTLAGRDAIGIAETGSGKTMAFALPCVEKLSIHSKKASKDYRSTRPRAVIVAPTRELAMQTHEAVSGLASQVGLTAVCIYGGASKDDQRALLRKNSGADIITATPGRLKDFLSDNTVNLGDVMFAVLDEADRMLDKGFEDDIKLILGGCPPKEERQTLMFTATWPTSVRVLAESFMVNPVKVTIGNRTRAGEDGNSSGTVELQANSRIEQKVEVVDPRGKEQRLLELLREAQKGSAKNDRILVFCLYKKEAVRVEQFLERRGIRVASIHGDLRQDQRTKSLEAFKAGTTSVLVATDVAARGLDIPEVKLVINVTFPLTIEDYVHRIGRTGRAGKTGKAITLFTEHDKAHSGSLVNILKAAKQDVPEDLLKFGTTVKKKAHDSYGAFYKDVDMTKKATKITF, from the exons ATGTCTGCCGGAAAGAAGCACGCCCGTCCCGAcggggaggagcaggccgtTCGCTCCTccaagaaggcaaagacCGACGAGGTTGCCAATGCCACGACCGACGCCGATGGCTCCGACTtgaaggccgagaagaagaagcagaagaaggacaagaagggtaaggagaagagggaaaggggggagaagaaggaaaggaaggagaACAAAGAGAACAAGGAGGACGCCGACAAGCAACAAGACACCGAGATCCccgacgccgacgccgacgccgagtCGGGGCCCAAGGCTGAGAAGacggacaagaagaaggataagAAGAAGTCTAACAAGTCCAAGTCATCCGAGGAGCCTATCGCCAGCGCTTCCGATGACGAGATAAAGGCTTACctgaccaaggaggagatcaaaATCGAGGACCCCTCCAACAGCCCTCTGCAGCCCATCCTCAAGTTCACCCAGCTTCCCACCTCCAAGCTCATCGCCAAGAAGCCCTTCGCCGCCTACAATGCCCCCACTCCCATTCAGGCCGCTTCCTGGCCCTTCACCCTTGCCGGCCGCGATGCGATCGGTATTGCCGAGACGGGTTCTGGAAAGACCATGGCCTTCGCTCTGCCCTGTGTCGAGAAGCTTAGCATCCACTCCAAGAAGGCGTCCAAGGACTACCGCAGCACCCGCCCACGCGCCGTCATTGTGGCACCCACCCGTGAGCTGGCCATGCAGACGCACGAGGCTGTCTCTGGGCTGGCTTCTCAGGTCGGTCTCACGGCCGTCTGCATCTACGGTGGCGCGAGCAAGGATGACCAGCGCGCGCTTCTGCGCAAGAACAGCGGTGCCGATATCATCACGGCGACCCCCGGCAGATTGAAGGACTTCCTTTCCGACAACACTGTCAACCTCGGCGACGTCATGTTTGCCGTGCTCGACGAGGCCGATCGCATGCTGGACAAGGGTTTCGAGGACGACATCAAGCTGATCTTGGGCGGCTGCCCGCCAAAGGAGGAGCGCCAGACCCTGATGTTCACTGCGACATGGCCGACAAGTGTGCGTGTTCTCGCCGAGAGCTTCATGGTCAACCCCGTCAAGGTCACCATTGGCAACCGCACTCGCGCCGGCGAAGATGGGAACAGCAGTGGTACCGTCGAGTTGCAAGCCAACAGCAGAATCGAGCAAAAGGTCGAGGTCGTCGATCCCCGGGGCAAGGAGCAGCGGCTCTTGGAGCTTCTCCGTGAAGCACAGAAGGGCTCTGCCAAGAACGACAGGATATTGGTGTTTTGCCTGtacaagaaggaggcggtgcGCGTGGAGCAGTTCCTCGAAAGGCGAGGCATCCGCGTCGCTAGTATCCACGGTGACCTCCGACAGGACCAGCGTACCAAGAGCCTGGAGGCCTTCAAGGCCGGTACCACATCGGTGCTGGTTGCTACAGATGTTGCCGCCCGTGGGTTGGATATCCCCGAGGTTAAGCTTGTCATCAACGTCACC TTCCCCTTGACCATCGAGGACTATGTCCACCGCATTGGCCGAACAGGCCGTGCCGGAAAGACAGGCAAGGCCATCACGCTGTTCACCGAGCACGACAAGGCGCACTCTGGCTC CctcgtcaacatcctcaaggcCGCCAAGCAAGACGTGCCAGAAGATCTCTTGAAGTTTGGCACCaccgtcaagaagaaggcccaCGACTCGTATGGTGCTTTTTACAAAGACGTGGACATGACCAAGAAGGCGACCAAGATTACTTTCTAA
- the RFT1 gene encoding Oligosaccharide translocation protein rft1 (COG:D; EggNog:ENOG503NWTC): MGAPEDVAAASKPEPIVSATSTTTSTTTSTRLLRGASVLILLQIISRAITFIANQVLLRFLTAQLLGVSTQLEVYYLSVIFFARESLRVAIQRQDSSSFSDDQGSKKQNNGAQAVVNLGYLAIGLGFPLSFLFGWLYLNSLSTSTLASAPNLVVALYIYALAAIVELLSEPAFMVMQTRLQFSARAAAESIATFLRCTITLGSAVYGARRGLFLGVLPFALGQLGYGTGLLLVYLHSGSGLASRENFSLLPRPISSSGQYLHPPTLKLTSSLLSQSVLKHLLTQGDTFLVSILSSPTSQGVYALANNYGSLLARLVFQPIEESSRSYFSRLLSSPSTPLSDKGSEKQTTETTPTPEKTASQSLLSLLKSYLLLSLIITSLAPVAAPLLLSLVAGKQWLTSGAGATLSLYTYYIPLLAINGITEAFVSSVATEKQVHKQSAWMGVFSLVFASAGFITLKVLDMGAEGLVWANGVNMACRIVWCWGFINNWFKQRGVEADVREVLPSGVGVGAAVVAGSLVRGLHFTSKGGVKEVLIGLGKIAGVGVVFLGVLSFSERQFLLSAFQAIKGRRQV; this comes from the exons ATGGGCGCTCCGGAAGATGTTGCCGCCGCTTCAAAACCGGAACCGATTGTTTCGGCAACAAGCACGACGACAAGCACGACGACGAGCACTCGCCTTCTCCGGGGCGCGTCCgtgctcatcctccttcaaaTCATATCCCGTGCCATCACCTTCATCGCCAACCAGGTCCTGCTGCGTTTTCTAACCGCTCAACTGCTCGGCGTTTCGACCCAACTTGAAGTTTACTATCTCTCTGTCATCTTTTTTGCGAGGGAAAGTCTGCGTGTGGCCATTCAGCGCCAggactcttcctccttctcagacGACCAGGGCAGCAAGAAGCAAAACAATGGCGCCCAAGCCGTCGTCAACCTGGGTTACCTAGCCATTGGCCTAGGCTTTCCCTTGTCCTTCTTATTTGGCTGGCTTTACCTCAACTCACTgagcacctccaccctcgcctcAGCTCCGAATCTCGTCGTGGCACTCTACATCtacgccctcgccgccatcgTGGAACTCCTCTCCGAACCAGCCTTCATGGTGATGCAAACCCGGCTACAATTCTCAGCtcgcgccgccgccgagtcCATCGCTACTTTCCTCCGTTGCACCATCACCCTTGGCTCAGCCGTCTATGGTGCCCGTCGGGGGTTGTTTCTTGGAGTGCTGCCCTTCGCCCTCGGCCAGCTAGGCTACGGAACCGGTCTTCTCCTCGTCTATCTCCACAGCGGCTCCGGTCTTGCATCAAGAGAGAATTTCTCCTTGCTTCCCCGACCAATTTCTTCCTCGGGGCAGtacctccaccctcccaccctcaAACTTACGTCTTCCTTGCTCTCTCAGTCGGTTTTAaaacacctcctcacccaagGCGACACCTTTCTCGTCtctatcctctcctcccccacttCGCAGGGTGTTTATGCATTAGCAAACAACTACGGCAGTCTCCTCGCCCGTCTCGTCTTCCAACCCATCGAGGAGTCCTCGCGCAGTTACTTTTCCCGGTTgctctcctcgccttccaccCCTCTTTCAGATAAAGGTTCCGAAAAGCAGACCACAGAGACCACGCCCACCCCGGAAAAAACAGCCTCCCagtccctcctctccctcctcaaatcctacctcctcctctccctgatcatcacctccctcgcccccgtCGCTGCtcctttgttgttgtccctCGTGGCAGGAAAGCAGTGGCTCACGTCCGGTGCGGGCGCCACCCTCTCTCTATACACCTATTACATCCCCTTACTCGCCATCAACGGTATAACCGAGGCTTTCGTCTCGTCCGTCGCCACGGAGAAGCAGGTCCACAAGCAGTCAGCCTGGATGGGGGTGTTTAGTCTCGTGTTTGCCTCGGCCGGGTTCATCACCCTCAAGGTCCTCGACATGGGCGCAGAGGGGCTGGTCTGGGCGAATGGGGTGAACATGGCCTGTAGGATcgtttggtgttgggggttcATCAACAACTGGTTCAAAcagaggggggtggaagcggatgtgagggaggtgttgccgagcggggttggggtcggGGCGGCCGTGGTGGCGGGGAGTTTGGTTAGGGGGTTGCACTTCACCAGCAAGGGAGGAGtgaaggaggtgttgatcgggttggggaagattgccggggtgggggtggtgtttttgggggtgcT GTCATTTTCCGAACGACAGTTTTTACTGTCTGCATTCCAAGCGATCAAAGGACGGAGGCAGGTGTAG
- a CDS encoding hypothetical protein (EggNog:ENOG503PZQN) has protein sequence MVNSKAVFCLPLALYSFFGSAVASSDGSIGKRDARLEERQRCRTPGWIPACPGPFQCVPPGAICCSDGVTYVMPPRNCPDGQTPLATATINDPAPTITTLITTVPASTITVIDYTWYTFTYYYYYYYYSYYVDATTTILYSTLVTTSTGISLTATNAAAATFLYSEYTRTVIVPTPSQTVTTVTSATETISVEPEPTPTASLTVSATGNGTISLVLPTSTSSTPVQAGAGKNGIVGGFLGLALGFAAIL, from the exons ATGGTCAACTCAAAGGCAGTCTTTTGCTTGCCACTGGCACTATACTCTTTCTTTGGCTCCGCCGTGGCATCTAGTGATGGCTCGATTGGCAAGCGAGATGCTCGTCTCGAAGAACGTCAGCGTTGCCGGACTCCAGGGTGGATTCCTGCCTGCCCCG GTCCCTTTCAGTGCGTTCCACCGGGAGCCATCTGCTGCTCCGACGGCGTGACGTACGTGATGCCTCCCCGTAACTGTCCCGACGGCCAAACCCCCCTGGctaccgccaccatcaacgaCCCAGCCCCTACCATCACCACGCTCATCACCACGGTCCCGGCCTCTACGATTACCGTCATTGACTATACGTGGTACACCTTCACATACTATTACTACTACTATTATTACTCCTATTACGTCGATGCAACCACAACGATCCTTTATTCTACTCTCGTCACAACGTCTACCGGCATCTCTTTGACTGCAACGAACGCTGCCGCAGCCACATTCTTGTACAGTGAATATACTAGGACCGTGATCGTGCCAACTCCTTCTCAGACGGTTACAACTGTTACTAGTGCAACTGAGACCATCTCCGTTGAGCCTGAGCCGACCCCTACCGCGAGCCTCACTGTCTCGGCGACTGGCAATGGCACTATCAGCCTGGTCCTTCCTACAAGCACTAGCAGCACGCCAGTTCAAGCGGGTGCCGGAAAGAATGGCATTGTTGGAGGTTTCTTGGGTCTGGCCCTTGGTTTCGCCGCGATACTTTAG
- a CDS encoding hypothetical protein (EggNog:ENOG503NW4V; COG:G; CAZy:AA9): MKLNLGSLALWVLSAAPVAEAHYRFSKLLVNGKLSGDWEYMRENSNGIMPTKQFLAPSDDFRCNSGSFANAGKTKVAKVMPGDTIGFQLWYYATMQHPGPLTIHMSKAPGDVRNYRGDGDWFKVHQMIICKAPNQYLNDKDWCTWDLATVQFTLPRDTPPGQYLVRVEHIALHGAQSGDTEFYFTCAQIEVGGNGNGKPGPMVKIPGLYDSNDPALRFFIYGARSYPYTNVGKHAVWTGGSGGGSSPAPNPAPSNPPVTNPSPGGGTAPLWGQCGGNGWTGPTRCAEGTCKFSNDWYSQCVP; encoded by the exons ATGAAGTTGAATCTTGGGAGCCTCGCCCTCTGGGTGCTCTCAGCGGCACCGGTCGCTGAGGCCCATTACCGCTTCAGCAAACTGCTCGTGAACGGCAAGCTCTCCGGCGACTGGGAGTACATGCGAGAGAACAGCAACGGCATCATGCCTACGAAACAGTTTCTCGCACCCAGTGACGACTTCCGGTGCAATTCCGGCAGCTTTGCCAATGCTGGAAAGACCAAAGTGGCCAAGGTCATGCCTGGAGATACCATCGGCTTCCAGTTGTGGTACTACGCGACGATGCAGCACCCAGGGCCGTTGACGATCCACATGTCAAAAGCCCCCGGCGATGTACGCAACTATCGCGGTGATGGGGACTGGTTCAAAGTTCATCAGATGATCATCTGCAAGGCCCCGAACCAATACCTG AACGATAAGGATTGGTGCACGTGGGACCTTGCCACCGTCCAgttcaccctcccccgcgACACCCCCCCCGGTCAATATCTCGTCCGCGTCGAGCACATCGCCCTGCACGGTGCCCAAAGCGGTGACACAGAGTTCTACTTCACTTGCGCACAGATTGAAGTCGGCGGCAATGGCAACGGTAAACCGGGACCCATGGTGAAGATCCCCGGACTCTACGACTCGAATGATCCGGCATTGCGTTTCTTCATTTATGGCGCGCGGTCGTATCCTTATACCAACGTTGGCAAGCATGCGGTTTGGACAGGTggcagcggtggtgggagctCGCCGGCGCCTAACCCGGCCCCGTCGAATCCGCCAGTCACCAACCCATCTCCGGGTGGTGGCACGGCGCCTCTTTGGGGTCAATGTGGAGGGAATGGCTGGACGGGCCCGACACGGTGTGCGGAGGGAACTTGCAAGTTTAGCAACGATTGGTATTCGCAGTGTGTGCCCTGA
- a CDS encoding hypothetical protein (EggNog:ENOG503P4J9; COG:Q): MVHYDITPSKQASLPRYLYHQATFRPAPVHSVNLAGQTAIDEAKGAAAVQKLALKPDGTKRESGATVEVWELDLFDYGSVLSFAKRAKETLERLDIIMLNAAMGVPSKRAFHPETRHDETLQVNYLSTALLATLLLPVVKQTRAHQPVPTRISLGKVPTWQKDHHS; the protein is encoded by the exons ATGGTCCATTACGACATCACCCCTTCCAAGCAGGCCAGCCTCCCGCGCTACCTTTACCACCAAGCCACCTTCAGACCAGCCCCAGTTCACAGCGTCAACCTCGCCGGCCAAACTGCCATC GACGAAGCCAAAGGCGCCGCTGCTGTACAAAAGCTTGCTCTCAAGCCTGATGGAACCAAACGTGAATCTGGCGCCACTGTCGAAGTCTGGGAGCTTGACCTTTTCGATTATGGCTCTGTTCTGTCGTTTGCAAAGCGAGCAAAAGAGACGCTGGAGAGACTCGACATCATTATGCTGAACGCCGCGATGGGGGTCCCGTCCAAGCGTGCTTTCCACCCAGAAACGAGACACGATGAGACACTTCAGGTGAACTACCTTTCCACTGCGCTACTGGCTACCCTGTTGCTCCCAGTGGTCAAACAGACAAGAGCGCATCAACCCGTTCCGACCCGCATCAGCTTGGGCAAAGTTCCCACTTGGCAAAAAGATCACCATTCTTGA
- a CDS encoding hypothetical protein (EggNog:ENOG503P4J9; COG:Q), giving the protein MVSDSEFDREFKKTTTGAIMQRIKMWVGNSSAVAARMVTYTAAGCGEDTHGEFLSFQKVVPMAPITYTGEGEAISAGLWKETMEEFKFANVDNTVNNLG; this is encoded by the exons ATGGTGAGTGACTCCGAGTTTGACCGCGAGTTTAAGAAGACGACCACGGGGGCAATAATGCAGAGGATCAAGATGTGGGTGGGAAATAGCtcggctgtggcggcgagAATGGTCACGTATACGGCAGCGGGGTGTGGGGAGGACACGCATGGGGAGTTTTTGTCCTTTCAGAAGGTGGTACC CATGGCTCCCATTACTTACACTGGCGAAGGGGAGGCCATATCTGCTGGGTTGTGGAAGGAGACAATGGAAGAGTTCAAGTTTGCGAACGTGGACAACACCGTTAACAATTTGGGCTGA
- a CDS encoding hypothetical protein (EggNog:ENOG503NUYT; COG:S), which yields MSRRHLGALTMSTDPVLSEADAARLASRRQLPPPVPAYLPTGPNSPLAVGKELYSKIQSAPRVLEQSFTIPIRSGKAWTASAGSVIRISTPEGPQVGDLNIWNQHNPSERFWASRTRQLHSTHLTTHDRLWSCLPYMRPLLTILSDSLAWYGTDSNGGRVHDLLGTRCDPYINHLLSGGQSYDHHCHSNLVRAVSEFGLEERDVHDVINLFQVTGLDEKGRYCMSACPAEKGDYIEFLAEVDVLMGLSTCPGGDLSLWGFGADSEKEMEKCCRPLKVEVFRLEDGGLLEREGWRKAEVSGYKGGHELGA from the exons ATGTCCCGAAGACACCTAGGTGCACTCACCATGTCCACCGACCCAGTTCTTTCTGAAGCTGATGCCGCTCGCCTGGCCTCTCGGCGCCAGCTTCCACCTCCTGTGCCAGCCTACCTCCCGACCGGCCCGAACTCGCCTCTGGCTGTCGGCAAAGAGCTGTACTCCAAGATCCAATCTGCTCCTCGGGTCCTGGAACAGAGCTTTaccatccccatccgctcAGGCAAAGCTTGGACTGCCTCCGCCGGCTCCGTCATCCGCATCAGCACTCCCGAAGGACCTCAAGTAGGTGATCTGAACATCTG GAATCAACACAACCCCTCCGAACGCTTCTGGGCCTCTCGCACCCGCCAGCTCCACtccacccacctcaccacGCACGACCGTCTCTGGTCCTGCCTCCCTTACATgcgccccctcctcaccatcctctccgacTCTCTAGCCTGGTACGGCACCGACTCCAACGGCGGACGCGTCCACGATCTCCTCGGTACAAGGTGCGACCCCtacatcaaccacctcttgtCTGGGGGCCAAAGCTATGATCATCACTGCCATAGCAACCTTGTCCGAGCCGTCAGTGAGTTTGGCTTAGAAGAGAGGGACGTGCATGATGTGATCAATTTGTTTCAGGTTACGGGGCTGGATGAGAAGGGAAGGTATTGTATGAGTGCTTGCCCGGCGGAAAAAGGGGACTACATTGAGTttctggccgaggtggatGTGCTGATGGGGTTGAGTACTTGCCCCGGGGGGGATTTGAGCCTCTGGGGCTTTGGGGCGGATagcgagaaggagatggagaagtgTTGCCGGCcgttgaaggtggaggttttccggttggaggatgggggtttgttggagcGGGAAGGGTGGAGGAAAGCGGAGGTGAGTGGGTACAAGGGGGGTCACGAACTCGGTGCTTGA
- a CDS encoding hypothetical protein (EggNog:ENOG503NUTE; COG:Q) produces the protein MATAEAAYAVEKAIGHDDNNIIQQDVSNFNQKGTGDPNETMKALVWQTKQKVEIVDVPKPKIIEPRDVILKVTGTTVCGSDLHLLHGAVLQMHKGDILGHEFCGVVDQVGSAVRDKVQVGKRYVVSFQIACGDCFFCKQKLSSQCETTNSNTTTKAMYGGRTAGIFGYSHLTGGFAGGQAEYVRVPLGDVNLLEIPDDVPDEKALWLSDVLPTAYNAVKDTAVYPGDVVAIFGAGPIGQMAGVFAVGEGASKVIFVDTEPRLSIIKSRWPKQHRDKIEVLDFKQLSFGVTSKDTVVSKLKELTGGRGPDVAIECAAGEYAKGWMHWLEMSLGAETDTSEIINEMIEGVRNYGRAGVTGVYVGYTNHFNIGSLMQRGIRLIGNGQAPVHKYWEELLEKIKTGELDPVQMISHRVRLEDLDKVYYKFDNKEDGMQKVFVETKFSHPRAAGTPELTKY, from the exons ATGGCAACAGCAGAAGCAGCCTACGCCGTCGAGAAGGCCATCGGCCACGatgacaacaacatcatccagCAGGATGTCTCCAACTTCAACCAGAAGGGCACCGGCGACCCTAACGAGACGATGAAGGCTCTAGTATGGCAGACCAAGCAAAAGGTCGAGATTG ttGACGTTCCCAAACCGAAGATCATCGAGCCCCGCGACGTCATCCTCAAGGTGACCGGCACCACCGTTTGCGGTTCAGATCTTCATCTGCTCCACGGCGCCGTCCTCCAAATGCACAAGGGCGATATCCTCGGCCACGAATTCTGCGGTGTCGTCGACCAGGTCGGCTCCGCCGTCCGTGACAAGGTTCAGGTTGGCAAGCGATACGTGGTCTCCTTCCAGATTGCCTGCGGTGACTGCTTCTTCTGCAAGCAGAAGCTTTCGTCGCAGTGCGAAACGACCAACTcgaacaccaccaccaaggccaTGTACGGAGGGAGGACAGCTGGCATCTTTGGGTATTCGCATCTGAcgggtggttttgctggtggtCAAGCCGAGTATGTGAGGGTCCCGCTGGGCGACGTAAACTTGCTGGAGATTCCGGATGATGTTCCAGATGAGAAGGCGTTGTGGCTGTCTGATGTTTTGCCGACGGCCTACAATGCTGTCAAGGATACTGCCGTGTACCCCGGTGATGTGGTGGCTATCTTCGGTGCCGGGCCTATTGGGCAGATGGCCGGTGTTTTTGCGGTCGGCGAGGGTGCCAGCAAGGTAATCTTTGTCGATACCGAGCCCAGGCTGTCGATCATCAAGTCGAGATGGCCCAAGCAGCACCGGGACAAGATTGAGGTGCTGGATTTCAAGCAGCTCAGCTTTGGGGTGACCAGCAAGGACACCGTGGTGAGCAAGTTGAAGGAGTTGACAGGTGGGCGTGGCCCAGACGTTGCTATCGAGTGCGCCGCTGGAGAGTACGCCAAGGGCTGGATGCACTGGCTGGAAATGAGCTTGGGAGCCGAGACGGACACGAGTGAAATCATCAATGAGATGATTGAGGGTGTGAGGAACTACGGCCGTGCCGGTGTTACTGGTGTCTATGTTGGATAC ACAAACCACTTCAACATTGGATCCTTGATGCAGCGTGGCATCCGCCTGATTGGCAACGGCCAGGCCCCCGTGCACAAGTACTGGGAGGAGTTGCTAGAGAAGATCAAGACGGGCGAGCTCGACCCGGTGCAGATGATTTCGCATCGTGTCCGCCTCGAGGACTTGGACAAAGTCTACTACAAGTTTGACAACAAGGAGGACGGCATGCAGAAGGTGTTTGTTGAGACCAAGTTCTCGCATCCACGGGCGGCTGGGACGCCAGAGCTGACCAAATACTAG